In a genomic window of Bradyrhizobium ontarionense:
- a CDS encoding LysR substrate-binding domain-containing protein: MDLRRLRYFVAVAEARSVGKAAERLRMAQPPLSVQIRKLESEIGTALFRRDARGMDLTEAGQALLSRASAALALAEEGAESARAVAAGRRGRLAVGYMFVLANAVLPRLVPELRRSLPEVDLEFVELSASTREARLLDRTVTAALCMPAIRHPEIQAVQIGSQPLRLALPARSSLARLTAVPVSRLEGRPLVSLPRPDEEPASSAVAALLRRHGVVMPISSRVETVHSAMSLVLAGEGLAILPACAALGAPRGIVFRPFLDATDAIEIAVCWRRDFESPLIRDFLKCAGKAVARL, from the coding sequence ATGGATCTTCGTCGGCTTCGTTATTTCGTCGCCGTGGCTGAAGCGCGCAGCGTCGGCAAAGCCGCAGAGCGGCTGCGGATGGCCCAACCGCCGCTTTCCGTCCAAATTCGGAAGCTGGAGTCCGAAATCGGCACCGCTCTGTTCCGCCGAGATGCCCGCGGCATGGATCTGACCGAGGCCGGCCAGGCCCTGCTTTCGCGCGCGAGCGCTGCACTGGCCCTTGCCGAGGAGGGCGCCGAATCCGCGCGTGCCGTGGCGGCCGGACGGCGCGGACGGCTCGCCGTCGGCTACATGTTCGTGCTGGCCAATGCGGTTCTGCCCAGGCTGGTGCCGGAGTTGCGGCGGTCACTGCCGGAAGTGGATCTCGAATTCGTCGAGTTGAGCGCGTCGACGCGCGAGGCCCGGCTGCTCGATCGCACCGTGACGGCCGCCCTGTGCATGCCCGCAATCCGCCATCCGGAGATTCAGGCGGTGCAGATCGGGTCGCAGCCTCTCAGGCTTGCATTGCCGGCCCGATCCTCCCTCGCCCGCCTGACCGCCGTGCCGGTGAGCAGGTTGGAGGGACGCCCCCTCGTCAGCCTGCCGAGACCGGACGAAGAGCCCGCCTCGTCGGCGGTGGCGGCCCTGCTTCGACGGCACGGGGTTGTCATGCCGATCAGCAGCCGGGTCGAGACGGTGCATTCGGCCATGAGCCTCGTCCTCGCCGGCGAAGGTCTCGCCATTCTTCCGGCCTGCGCGGCGCTCGGCGCGCCGCGCGGCATCGTCTTCAGACCTTTCCTGGACGCGACCGATGCGATCGAAATCGCGGTGTGCTGGCGGCGGGATTTCGAGAGCCCGCTGATTCGAGATTTCCTCAAATGCGCCGGGAAGGCGGTGGCGCGGCTGTGA
- a CDS encoding amidase: MSDDLCLHSAADLRDLIARKRISPVEIVAAVLARAERLQPDLNCFITICADRALAQAKDAERRIMSGEPGRSLEGIPFTVKDIVNTKGVRTTFGAVPYADNVPDQDAVAVARLSAQGAILIGKTTTPEFGSKCLTDSPLFGRTRNAWDARRSSGGSSGGAAVAVASGIAPLAVATDGGGSTRIPAACNGVVGLKQSNGVIAHSQAQDVFGNQTYLTPTTRTVADTALMMQAMAGEDASDPWSIGIPVPDFPAAAAPRGDLRGQKVLFCLSPPGRPVAADVAEAFKAALDRLAGLGAELEEFSGADFDIEPTWRAINHTVWKARFEKLASEHGNVLSEAFLKQLALAADVSGVDYQQAMFERTSLFRRVQALLARGNLLAMPTLTRTALPIDQDLFGTIEIDGRSFDNVRPHWFPWTMPFNMTGHPAISLPCGFGRDGLPIGLQLVGRFRADAELLRASALFEASHDLLARWPGREAGATSGGLSGGLAEGLHRATGHVGSCGGTCES, from the coding sequence ATGAGTGATGACCTCTGCCTTCACTCCGCAGCCGACCTGCGCGACTTGATCGCTCGCAAACGGATTTCGCCGGTCGAGATCGTCGCCGCCGTCCTTGCACGGGCGGAGCGGCTGCAGCCCGATCTCAACTGCTTCATCACGATCTGCGCGGACCGCGCCCTGGCGCAGGCGAAGGACGCCGAGCGGCGGATCATGAGCGGCGAGCCGGGTCGGTCGTTGGAAGGTATCCCGTTCACGGTGAAGGATATCGTCAACACCAAGGGCGTCCGCACCACCTTCGGCGCGGTGCCCTATGCGGACAATGTCCCCGATCAGGACGCCGTAGCGGTCGCCCGGCTGAGTGCACAAGGTGCGATCCTGATCGGCAAGACCACGACACCGGAGTTCGGCAGCAAGTGCCTGACCGACTCGCCACTGTTCGGCCGGACCCGCAACGCATGGGACGCGCGGCGTTCCAGCGGCGGCTCGAGCGGCGGCGCGGCCGTCGCGGTGGCAAGCGGCATCGCGCCGCTCGCAGTTGCGACCGATGGCGGCGGGTCGACGCGCATTCCTGCGGCTTGCAACGGTGTCGTCGGACTGAAGCAGAGCAACGGCGTCATCGCGCACAGCCAGGCGCAGGATGTCTTCGGCAACCAGACCTATTTGACGCCGACCACGCGGACGGTTGCCGATACCGCCCTGATGATGCAGGCGATGGCGGGTGAGGACGCTTCCGATCCCTGGTCGATTGGTATTCCCGTGCCGGATTTCCCGGCCGCCGCCGCGCCGCGCGGCGATCTGCGCGGACAGAAGGTGCTGTTCTGCCTGTCGCCGCCGGGGCGACCGGTCGCGGCCGATGTCGCCGAGGCCTTCAAGGCCGCACTGGATCGGCTGGCGGGTCTCGGTGCGGAGCTCGAGGAGTTTTCCGGCGCGGATTTCGACATCGAGCCGACGTGGCGGGCCATCAACCACACCGTCTGGAAGGCCCGCTTCGAGAAGCTGGCGTCCGAGCACGGGAACGTCCTGAGCGAGGCGTTCCTCAAGCAGCTCGCGCTGGCGGCTGATGTCAGCGGCGTGGACTACCAGCAGGCGATGTTCGAGCGCACGTCGCTGTTCCGCCGCGTGCAGGCGCTTCTTGCCCGGGGCAACCTGCTGGCGATGCCGACCCTGACCCGGACGGCGCTGCCGATCGACCAGGACCTGTTCGGGACCATCGAGATCGACGGACGCAGCTTCGACAATGTCCGGCCACACTGGTTTCCCTGGACGATGCCGTTCAACATGACCGGCCATCCGGCCATCAGCCTGCCTTGCGGATTTGGCCGTGACGGCCTTCCGATCGGACTTCAGCTCGTGGGCCGTTTCCGCGCGGACGCCGAGCTCTTGCGCGCAAGCGCGCTGTTCGAGGCATCGCACGACCTGCTTGCCCGCTGGCCGGGTCGAGAGGCAGGCGCCACGTCAGGGGGCTTGTCAGGGGGCTTGGCAGAGGGCTTGCATCGGGCAACCGGACATGTTGGATCGTGCGGTGGGACGTGTGAGAGCTGA
- a CDS encoding ABC transporter permease: MSVFLLRRCVTLLATLVGASLIIFLVLDALPGNAAQMLMGADASPDAVRALTVKLGLDQPLGYRYLHWLGGLLVGDLGNSYAYGTPVAELIRERLAMTIPLAILAMLLTTVLALAAGIYTAANHNRIGDVGVMSLTQIGIALPNFWFAILLILLFAVKLQWLSAGGFPGWEEGLWPGFKSLLLPAVALAVVQAAILARVTRSAVLDVLREDFVRTARAKGLTKREVLWQHVLRNAMIPVLTVMGLQFANLLAGTIVIENVFYLPGLGRLIFQSIANRDLIVVRNCVMLLAAMVITVNFVVDVLYAVIDPRIKVHEL; the protein is encoded by the coding sequence ATGAGCGTCTTTCTGCTGCGGCGTTGCGTGACCTTGCTGGCGACCCTGGTCGGCGCGTCGTTGATCATCTTCCTGGTGCTCGACGCCTTGCCGGGCAACGCCGCGCAGATGCTGATGGGCGCCGATGCCTCGCCGGATGCGGTGCGGGCGCTCACGGTCAAGCTCGGGCTGGATCAGCCACTCGGTTACCGCTATCTGCATTGGCTTGGCGGCCTCCTGGTCGGTGATCTCGGCAACAGCTACGCCTATGGGACGCCGGTGGCCGAGCTGATCCGCGAGCGGCTGGCGATGACCATTCCGCTCGCGATCCTGGCGATGCTGCTCACCACGGTTCTGGCACTCGCGGCCGGTATCTACACCGCCGCGAACCACAATCGCATCGGCGACGTCGGCGTGATGTCGCTGACCCAGATCGGCATCGCGCTGCCGAATTTCTGGTTCGCCATTCTCCTCATTCTTCTGTTCGCGGTGAAGCTGCAATGGCTGTCGGCGGGCGGCTTCCCCGGCTGGGAGGAGGGGCTGTGGCCCGGCTTCAAATCGCTGCTGCTGCCCGCGGTTGCGCTCGCGGTGGTGCAGGCCGCGATCCTGGCGCGGGTGACGCGCTCGGCGGTGCTCGACGTGCTGCGCGAGGATTTCGTGCGCACGGCGCGGGCCAAGGGCCTGACGAAGCGCGAGGTGCTGTGGCAGCATGTGCTGCGCAACGCGATGATCCCGGTGCTGACCGTGATGGGGCTGCAGTTCGCGAATCTGCTGGCCGGCACCATCGTGATCGAGAACGTGTTCTATCTGCCGGGCCTGGGCCGGCTGATCTTCCAGTCCATCGCCAACCGCGACCTGATCGTGGTGCGCAACTGCGTCATGCTGCTGGCGGCGATGGTCATCACAGTCAATTTCGTGGTCGACGTGCTCTATGCCGTGATCGATCCGCGCATCAAGGTTCACGAGTTGTGA